A single genomic interval of Aedes aegypti strain LVP_AGWG chromosome 1, AaegL5.0 Primary Assembly, whole genome shotgun sequence harbors:
- the LOC110674838 gene encoding paired box protein Pax-1 isoform X2, which translates to MESENQAQQYGEVNQLGGVFVNGRPLPNSTRMRIVELARLGIRPCDISRQLRVSHGCVSKILARYHETGSILPGAIGGSKPRVTTPKVVTYIRELKQKDPGIFAWEIRDRLLSDGVCDKNNVPSVSSISRILRNKLGNITHHHTGSHTPHTPHLYNSIYPSYPYTTANSLKSEMSCGGGSPSPPTPGVTPIRSPHHHCWPSSHSVTDILANVHHQAAVAALRNGGNVPTSQCHTTPPPPSLGSVVPNMAAAANMQHQMQESAHHHQSPNSYNYYMYLQSGGMHHGGLASASGL; encoded by the coding sequence AAAACCAGGCCCAGCAGTACGGCGAAGTGAACCAGCTCGGCGGAGTGTTCGTCAATGGGCGGCCTCTGCCCAACAGCACCCGGATGCGAATCGTCGAACTGGCCCGGCTCGGCATCCGACCGTGTGACATCTCCCGCCAACTGCGCGTCAGCCACGGCTGCGTCTCCAAGATACTAGCACGCTACCACGAAACCGGTTCCATTCTCCCGGGAGCCATCGGAGGGTCGAAACCTCGGGTCACTACCCCCAAGGTCGTAACGTATATTCGGGAGCTCAAGCAGAAAGACCCGGGGATATTTGCGTGGGAAATCCGGGATCGATTGCTTTCCGACGGTGTCTGCGACAAGAACAACGTCCCCAGCGTGAGTTCCATATCGAGGATCCTGCGGAACAAGCTTGGGAACATCACCCACCACCACACCGGAAGTCACACCCCGCACACGCCCCACCTCTACAACTCGATCTACCCCTCGTACCCGTACACGACGGCCAACTCGCTCAAGTCGGAAATGTCCTGCGGCGGGGGAAGTCCTTCGCCGCCAACTCCGGGAGTAACCCCGATCCGATCACCTCATCATCACTGTTGGCCCTCGTCGCACTCCGTCACGGACATCCTGGCCAACGTGCACCATCAGGCAGCGGTGGCGGCGCTCCGAAACGGTGGAAACGTCCCGACGTCCCAGTGCCACACGACGCCTCCGCCGCCCTCGCTGGGGTCCGTAGTTCCGAACATGGCCGCCGCGGCCAACATGCAGCACCAGATGCAGGAGAGTGCCCACCACCACCAGTCGCCCAACTCGTACAACTACTACATGTATCTGCAGAGCGGCGGAATGCACCACGGGGGACTGGCCAGCGCTTCCGGGTTATAG
- the LOC110674838 gene encoding paired box protein Pax-1 isoform X1: MESAGHESELGYLQENQAQQYGEVNQLGGVFVNGRPLPNSTRMRIVELARLGIRPCDISRQLRVSHGCVSKILARYHETGSILPGAIGGSKPRVTTPKVVTYIRELKQKDPGIFAWEIRDRLLSDGVCDKNNVPSVSSISRILRNKLGNITHHHTGSHTPHTPHLYNSIYPSYPYTTANSLKSEMSCGGGSPSPPTPGVTPIRSPHHHCWPSSHSVTDILANVHHQAAVAALRNGGNVPTSQCHTTPPPPSLGSVVPNMAAAANMQHQMQESAHHHQSPNSYNYYMYLQSGGMHHGGLASASGL, encoded by the coding sequence AAAACCAGGCCCAGCAGTACGGCGAAGTGAACCAGCTCGGCGGAGTGTTCGTCAATGGGCGGCCTCTGCCCAACAGCACCCGGATGCGAATCGTCGAACTGGCCCGGCTCGGCATCCGACCGTGTGACATCTCCCGCCAACTGCGCGTCAGCCACGGCTGCGTCTCCAAGATACTAGCACGCTACCACGAAACCGGTTCCATTCTCCCGGGAGCCATCGGAGGGTCGAAACCTCGGGTCACTACCCCCAAGGTCGTAACGTATATTCGGGAGCTCAAGCAGAAAGACCCGGGGATATTTGCGTGGGAAATCCGGGATCGATTGCTTTCCGACGGTGTCTGCGACAAGAACAACGTCCCCAGCGTGAGTTCCATATCGAGGATCCTGCGGAACAAGCTTGGGAACATCACCCACCACCACACCGGAAGTCACACCCCGCACACGCCCCACCTCTACAACTCGATCTACCCCTCGTACCCGTACACGACGGCCAACTCGCTCAAGTCGGAAATGTCCTGCGGCGGGGGAAGTCCTTCGCCGCCAACTCCGGGAGTAACCCCGATCCGATCACCTCATCATCACTGTTGGCCCTCGTCGCACTCCGTCACGGACATCCTGGCCAACGTGCACCATCAGGCAGCGGTGGCGGCGCTCCGAAACGGTGGAAACGTCCCGACGTCCCAGTGCCACACGACGCCTCCGCCGCCCTCGCTGGGGTCCGTAGTTCCGAACATGGCCGCCGCGGCCAACATGCAGCACCAGATGCAGGAGAGTGCCCACCACCACCAGTCGCCCAACTCGTACAACTACTACATGTATCTGCAGAGCGGCGGAATGCACCACGGGGGACTGGCCAGCGCTTCCGGGTTATAG